A single genomic interval of Pelodiscus sinensis isolate JC-2024 chromosome 28, ASM4963464v1, whole genome shotgun sequence harbors:
- the CCAR2 gene encoding cell cycle and apoptosis regulator protein 2 isoform X1 produces the protein MAQFKRQKPMRGGSLQGARPFSGTHPTSLLGPPPGLLNPPISADLIQNARHLQVGEKQRVFTGIVTSLHDYFGVVDEEVFFQLSVVKGRLPQIGEKVLVKAVYNPSQSVPWNAMKVQTLSNQPLLKAPTPLLHVASLGQKQGILGAQPQLLFQPHRIPPLFPQKPMSLFQSSPALHLGHLGRYPGRGPKGRQDSGRWDDFDSKKRKQKGGEPWGVKKPRHDPPQYRVYFARYAVNSPFCDAMEILRRYCSIQLPREFFDVRLCWLDTFPLTQPLTLRHPSRIQVADPGEEALETNEDATQEAVPEDTDPVFSAKVMLLSSPGLEEFYRHCLLHIEDPSEQKESLEHPTKQIKFLLGRKEDEAVLIGGEWSPSLDGPDPDSDPMVLVRTAIRCTKAHTGLDLSACTKWFRFAEFRYLRQGDPSQRETVVIFLPDVWSCMPSLEEWEALCQQKAEKAPLLPSFPEEKAEMEVEVPEAAPEQEMEANAQEANATEAAAEPAPEPETPAPEPEAPSPPMEPAIVAHPRPATQGGQPSCSNLSLWTLLEYRRQREKLSFEVAVAAELFQEMLQRDFGYKLYRALLALPEKEEPAEAKQAAEPEPGEEKGLKEEAQETLKAEEEAASEQEPVPTQQEAAPVPESAEAEQKPECSDGAKGAKEDEKAKGDCKVEPKDSTDELCMLSLEDDLLLLRDEEEEDFGVKLEDAEVRSIASNQSEMEFSSLHDMQPKELDPSAVLPLDALLAFTYFDLNFCGYLHRRDLEKILLTLGLHLCKEQVKQLVNRVVTQCVCQYRSLHYSRQDSLDPASADPAPEGLLGNLALLPASANSLEAASAQPKAAVAQGELISHNGTVLNVGKLLEKAEQTENGRLYLESKIHTLEVKLEEAQLRFSTTESANKGLASELQELQKQLAEMEEQVKLAERQKANFQRLLQENKKRLVPLQLEIQRIIEKTNNCLEKKEEPASSN, from the exons ATGGCCCAGTTCAAGCGCCAGAAGCCGATGCGAggtggcagcctgcagggagCAAGGCCGTTCTCAG GGACACACCCAACCTCCTTACTGGGACCTCCACCTGGCCTGTTAAACCCTCCTATCTCAGCCGATCTTATCCAGAATGCACGGCACCTGCAG GTGGGTGAGAAGCAGCGAGTCTTCACAGGCATTGTCACCAGCCTGCATGACTACTTCGGGGTGGTGGACGAAGAGGTCTTCTTCCAGCTGAG TGTCGTGAAGGGCCGGTTACCACAGATCGGTGAGAAAGTGCTGGTGAAAGCTGTCTACAATCCAAGCCAATCGGTGCCCTGGAATGCCATGAAAGTCCAGACATTGTCCAATCAG CCCCTCCTGAAGGCCCCCACACCTCTTCTGCATGTGGCATCCTTAGGCCAGAAACAAGGCATTCTGGGAGCCCAACCCCAGCTGCTGTTCCAGCCTCACCGGATCCCTCCCCTGTTTCCCCAGAAAC CAATGAGCCTCTTCCAGTCATCCCCTGCGCTCCACCTGGGCCATCTTGGGAGATATCCTGGTCGGGGCCcaaagggcaggcaggactcGGGCAGATG GGACGACTTTGATTCAAAGAAACGGAAACAGAAAGGTGGTGAACCGTGGGGAGTGAAAAAGCCGCGCCATGATCCGCCCCAGTATCGGGTCTACTTTGCACGCTATGCTGTGAACAG CCCCTTCTGCGACGCCATGGAAATCCTGAGACGTTACTGCAGCATCCAGCTTCCCCGAGAGTTCTTTGACGTCCGTCTGTGCTGGCTGGACACGTTCCCGCTCACCCAGCCACTGACCCTCAGGCATCCCAGCCGCATCCAGGTGGCTGATCCTGGTGAGGAGGCGCTCGAGACAAATGAGGATGCCACGCAGGAGGCCGTGCCGGAGGACACGGATCCTGTGTTCAGTGCCAAG GTAATGCTGCTGTCTTCCCCGGGCTTAGAAGAGTTTTACCGCCATTGCTTGTTACATATTGAAGACCCCAGCGAGCAGAAGGAGAGTCTAGAGCACCCCACAAAGCAAATAAAG TTCCTGCTGGGGAGGAAAGAGGATGAAGCGGTGCTGATTGGAGGGGAGTGGTCACCTTCTCTGGATGGCCCTGACCCGGACTCCGATCCCATGGTTCTGGTTCGCACAGCCATTCGCTGCACCAAGGCCCACACCGGCCTGGACCTGAGCGCTTGCACGAAGTG GTTCCGTTTTGCTGAGTTCAGGTATCTGCGCCAGGGCGACCCGTCGCAGAGGGAGACTGTGGTGATCTTCCTGCCGGACGTCTGGAGCTGCATGCCGTCTCTGGAGGAGTGGGAGGCCCTGTGCCAACAGAAAGCCGAGaaggcccctctgctgccctccttCCCTGAGGAGAAAGCTGAGATG GAAGTGGAGGTCCCAGAAGCAGCCCCTGAACAGGAAATGGAGGCCAATGCACAGGAAGCGAAtgccacagaggctgctgctgagcCAGCTCCCGAACCGGAAACTCCAGCTCCCGAACCGGAAGCTCCATCTCCCCCCATGGAGCCGGCTATCGTTGCCCACCCCAGACCAGCAACGCAGGGCGGGCAGCCAAGCTGCTCCAACCTCTCGCTCTGGACCCTGCTGGAGTACAGGAGACAGAGGGAGAAGCTCTCGTTTGAG GTGGCGGTGGCGGCGGAGCTCTTCCAAGAGATGCTGCAGCGGGATTTTGGCTACAAGCTGTACAGGGCTCTGCTGGCTCTGCCGGAGAAGGAAGAGCCTGCAGAGGCAAAGCAGGCAGCCGAGCCAGAGCCGGGCGAAGAGAAAGGGCTGAAGGAAGAGGCCCAGGAGACCCTCAAGGCCGAGGAGGAAGCTGCTAGCGAGCAGGAGCCCGTGCCG ACTCAGCAGGAGGCGGCGCCGGTGCCTGAGAGCGCAGAGGCCGAGCAGAAGCCTGAATGCAGCGACGGCGCCAAGGGGGCCAAGGAGGACGAGAAGGCCAAGGGGGACTGCAAGGTGGAGCCCAAAGACTCGACGGACGAGCTGTGCATGCTGAGCCTGGAGGACGACCTGTTGCTGCTGcgggacgaggaggaggaggacttcg GGGTCAAGTTAGAAGATGCTGAGGTGAGATCCATTGCGTCCAACCAGTCGGAGATGGAGTTCTCTTCGCTCCACGACATG CAGCCCAAGGAGCTGGACCCCAGCGCTGTGCTGCCTCTGGATGCCCTCCTGGCCTTCACCTACTTCGATTTGAATTTCTGTGGCTACCTGCACCGGAGAGACCTGGAGAAGATCCTCCTGACACTGGGACTGCACCTCTGCAAGGAGCAG GTGAAGCAGCTTGTGAACAGAGTGGTGACTCAGTGTGTGTGCCAGTACCGGAGCCTGCACTACAGCCGCCAGGACAGCCTGGACCCTGCCAGTGCCGACCCTGCGCCTGAGGGGCTCCTGG GGAACCTTGCTCTGCTGCCTGCCTCAGCAAACTCCCTGGAGGCAGCGTCTGCCCAGCCCAAGGCAGCCGTGGCGCAGGGGGAGCTGATCTCCCACAACGGGACTGTCCTCAACGTGGGCAAGCTGCTGGAGAAGGCAGAGCAGACGGAGAATGGCCGCCTGTACCTGGAGAGCAAAATCCACACCCTGGAGGTCAAGCTGG AGGAAGCCCAGCTCCGTTTCTCCACGACAGAGTCAGCCAACAAGGGGCTGGCCTCcgagctgcaggagctgcagaagcAGCTGGCTGAGATGGAGGAGCAGGTGAAACTGGCAGAGAGGCAGAAAGCCAACTTCCAAAGACTGCTGCAGGAGAACAAAAAGCGCCTGGTTCCACTGCAGCTGGAGATCCAGCGGATCATTGAGAAg ACAAATAACTGCTTAGAGAAGAAGGAGGAACCAGCATCTAGCAACTGA
- the CCAR2 gene encoding cell cycle and apoptosis regulator protein 2 isoform X2: MAQFKRQKPMRGGSLQGARPFSGTHPTSLLGPPPGLLNPPISADLIQNARHLQVGEKQRVFTGIVTSLHDYFGVVDEEVFFQLSVVKGRLPQIGEKVLVKAVYNPSQSVPWNAMKVQTLSNQPLLKAPTPLLHVASLGQKQGILGAQPQLLFQPHRIPPLFPQKPMSLFQSSPALHLGHLGRYPGRGPKGRQDSGRWDDFDSKKRKQKGGEPWGVKKPRHDPPQYRVYFARYAVNSPFCDAMEILRRYCSIQLPREFFDVRLCWLDTFPLTQPLTLRHPSRIQVADPGEEALETNEDATQEAVPEDTDPVFSAKVMLLSSPGLEEFYRHCLLHIEDPSEQKESLEHPTKQIKFLLGRKEDEAVLIGGEWSPSLDGPDPDSDPMVLVRTAIRCTKAHTGLDLSACTKWFRFAEFRYLRQGDPSQRETVVIFLPDVWSCMPSLEEWEALCQQKAEKAPLLPSFPEEKAEMEVEVPEAAPEQEMEANAQEANATEAAAEPAPEPETPAPEPEAPSPPMEPAIVAHPRPATQGGQPSCSNLSLWTLLEYRRQREKLSFEVAVAAELFQEMLQRDFGYKLYRALLALPEKEEPAEAKQAAEPEPGEEKGLKEEAQETLKAEEEAASEQEPVPTQQEAAPVPESAEAEQKPECSDGAKGAKEDEKAKGDCKVEPKDSTDELCMLSLEDDLLLLRDEEEEDFGVKLEDAEVRSIASNQSEMEFSSLHDMPKELDPSAVLPLDALLAFTYFDLNFCGYLHRRDLEKILLTLGLHLCKEQVKQLVNRVVTQCVCQYRSLHYSRQDSLDPASADPAPEGLLGNLALLPASANSLEAASAQPKAAVAQGELISHNGTVLNVGKLLEKAEQTENGRLYLESKIHTLEVKLEEAQLRFSTTESANKGLASELQELQKQLAEMEEQVKLAERQKANFQRLLQENKKRLVPLQLEIQRIIEKTNNCLEKKEEPASSN, from the exons ATGGCCCAGTTCAAGCGCCAGAAGCCGATGCGAggtggcagcctgcagggagCAAGGCCGTTCTCAG GGACACACCCAACCTCCTTACTGGGACCTCCACCTGGCCTGTTAAACCCTCCTATCTCAGCCGATCTTATCCAGAATGCACGGCACCTGCAG GTGGGTGAGAAGCAGCGAGTCTTCACAGGCATTGTCACCAGCCTGCATGACTACTTCGGGGTGGTGGACGAAGAGGTCTTCTTCCAGCTGAG TGTCGTGAAGGGCCGGTTACCACAGATCGGTGAGAAAGTGCTGGTGAAAGCTGTCTACAATCCAAGCCAATCGGTGCCCTGGAATGCCATGAAAGTCCAGACATTGTCCAATCAG CCCCTCCTGAAGGCCCCCACACCTCTTCTGCATGTGGCATCCTTAGGCCAGAAACAAGGCATTCTGGGAGCCCAACCCCAGCTGCTGTTCCAGCCTCACCGGATCCCTCCCCTGTTTCCCCAGAAAC CAATGAGCCTCTTCCAGTCATCCCCTGCGCTCCACCTGGGCCATCTTGGGAGATATCCTGGTCGGGGCCcaaagggcaggcaggactcGGGCAGATG GGACGACTTTGATTCAAAGAAACGGAAACAGAAAGGTGGTGAACCGTGGGGAGTGAAAAAGCCGCGCCATGATCCGCCCCAGTATCGGGTCTACTTTGCACGCTATGCTGTGAACAG CCCCTTCTGCGACGCCATGGAAATCCTGAGACGTTACTGCAGCATCCAGCTTCCCCGAGAGTTCTTTGACGTCCGTCTGTGCTGGCTGGACACGTTCCCGCTCACCCAGCCACTGACCCTCAGGCATCCCAGCCGCATCCAGGTGGCTGATCCTGGTGAGGAGGCGCTCGAGACAAATGAGGATGCCACGCAGGAGGCCGTGCCGGAGGACACGGATCCTGTGTTCAGTGCCAAG GTAATGCTGCTGTCTTCCCCGGGCTTAGAAGAGTTTTACCGCCATTGCTTGTTACATATTGAAGACCCCAGCGAGCAGAAGGAGAGTCTAGAGCACCCCACAAAGCAAATAAAG TTCCTGCTGGGGAGGAAAGAGGATGAAGCGGTGCTGATTGGAGGGGAGTGGTCACCTTCTCTGGATGGCCCTGACCCGGACTCCGATCCCATGGTTCTGGTTCGCACAGCCATTCGCTGCACCAAGGCCCACACCGGCCTGGACCTGAGCGCTTGCACGAAGTG GTTCCGTTTTGCTGAGTTCAGGTATCTGCGCCAGGGCGACCCGTCGCAGAGGGAGACTGTGGTGATCTTCCTGCCGGACGTCTGGAGCTGCATGCCGTCTCTGGAGGAGTGGGAGGCCCTGTGCCAACAGAAAGCCGAGaaggcccctctgctgccctccttCCCTGAGGAGAAAGCTGAGATG GAAGTGGAGGTCCCAGAAGCAGCCCCTGAACAGGAAATGGAGGCCAATGCACAGGAAGCGAAtgccacagaggctgctgctgagcCAGCTCCCGAACCGGAAACTCCAGCTCCCGAACCGGAAGCTCCATCTCCCCCCATGGAGCCGGCTATCGTTGCCCACCCCAGACCAGCAACGCAGGGCGGGCAGCCAAGCTGCTCCAACCTCTCGCTCTGGACCCTGCTGGAGTACAGGAGACAGAGGGAGAAGCTCTCGTTTGAG GTGGCGGTGGCGGCGGAGCTCTTCCAAGAGATGCTGCAGCGGGATTTTGGCTACAAGCTGTACAGGGCTCTGCTGGCTCTGCCGGAGAAGGAAGAGCCTGCAGAGGCAAAGCAGGCAGCCGAGCCAGAGCCGGGCGAAGAGAAAGGGCTGAAGGAAGAGGCCCAGGAGACCCTCAAGGCCGAGGAGGAAGCTGCTAGCGAGCAGGAGCCCGTGCCG ACTCAGCAGGAGGCGGCGCCGGTGCCTGAGAGCGCAGAGGCCGAGCAGAAGCCTGAATGCAGCGACGGCGCCAAGGGGGCCAAGGAGGACGAGAAGGCCAAGGGGGACTGCAAGGTGGAGCCCAAAGACTCGACGGACGAGCTGTGCATGCTGAGCCTGGAGGACGACCTGTTGCTGCTGcgggacgaggaggaggaggacttcg GGGTCAAGTTAGAAGATGCTGAGGTGAGATCCATTGCGTCCAACCAGTCGGAGATGGAGTTCTCTTCGCTCCACGACATG CCCAAGGAGCTGGACCCCAGCGCTGTGCTGCCTCTGGATGCCCTCCTGGCCTTCACCTACTTCGATTTGAATTTCTGTGGCTACCTGCACCGGAGAGACCTGGAGAAGATCCTCCTGACACTGGGACTGCACCTCTGCAAGGAGCAG GTGAAGCAGCTTGTGAACAGAGTGGTGACTCAGTGTGTGTGCCAGTACCGGAGCCTGCACTACAGCCGCCAGGACAGCCTGGACCCTGCCAGTGCCGACCCTGCGCCTGAGGGGCTCCTGG GGAACCTTGCTCTGCTGCCTGCCTCAGCAAACTCCCTGGAGGCAGCGTCTGCCCAGCCCAAGGCAGCCGTGGCGCAGGGGGAGCTGATCTCCCACAACGGGACTGTCCTCAACGTGGGCAAGCTGCTGGAGAAGGCAGAGCAGACGGAGAATGGCCGCCTGTACCTGGAGAGCAAAATCCACACCCTGGAGGTCAAGCTGG AGGAAGCCCAGCTCCGTTTCTCCACGACAGAGTCAGCCAACAAGGGGCTGGCCTCcgagctgcaggagctgcagaagcAGCTGGCTGAGATGGAGGAGCAGGTGAAACTGGCAGAGAGGCAGAAAGCCAACTTCCAAAGACTGCTGCAGGAGAACAAAAAGCGCCTGGTTCCACTGCAGCTGGAGATCCAGCGGATCATTGAGAAg ACAAATAACTGCTTAGAGAAGAAGGAGGAACCAGCATCTAGCAACTGA